Within Crassostrea angulata isolate pt1a10 chromosome 2, ASM2561291v2, whole genome shotgun sequence, the genomic segment tAGTGTTACACTTCGTAACTGATATGTCCTTCATTAGTagcacagaaaaaaaaatgaaaacgaacACCAATGATCATACAAAAAAGTTGAGGGCAGCATTCAAAAGgagttttctttatttatttttaaagaacgaAAATGGGCAGATATGTATCTAAATCATGTCTGTGCTCAATTAATgcacaaaaaattaactttccTTTATTAATAAAACTCGTTAACGTCTTAAAACTGAACGTGACTGAATAGGAAAAAATTCCATTTATAAATGcaattttgattaaatgattaattaatgTATTTCACTTTAGTACTTCAGCTTAAtttccattaattttatcaGACGACGTCACCCCTTCAACATCATGAATGCAGTAAGCACACAATATCGAGTACGTGTATGTTCTAATTGCCCGGGAGACGCAGAATACTTGTGTGAATCATGCCCTAGTGACCTTTGTTCCCAGTGTAGTGAAAACCATGTGAACAATCTGAAAACAATTGATCATAATGTGACGCTTCGTAAAAAATATCACTATATTCTAAAACATGAGTTATGTATTACACATCCAGGGAAAGATAGCATAAATGACTGTGAACCTTGCGAAGATCCTGTCGGTTATTGTTGCAAAAAACATAAAAGTCACCAACAGATTGTTGTCCAAAACATGATTCAGACAATCAGAATTGAGACACTCTTTTTAAGACATATGCTTCTGGAAAGAATCAAAACTAAGATGAAAGATGTCCCGACACATTTCTCATTCTATCAGTCAGAGCTGTTAACAAAGGCCCAGACACTGAAGAATGTTATTGATTATGTGCTATATGATGGTTTAAAACACAGGtgtttaaaacagaaatttaaattgaGGAGACATCTTGCCAGAATACAAAGATATATATCCAGAAATGAACAATCAGCTATCAGTCCAGTGATATCCATTCAATCCTGGAAGAATTATGTTATACCTGAGAAACATTTTTCACTTCACACCAACCAGTTTTCCATGACTGCgctatataacaaaaaaaatgtggtGGATTCACTgtgtaaaatatattcaaagggAAGAAAACTATGCATACGAAATGAGCATTTGCTGAAACTGATGCCAATTCCTGAGTTTCATCAATCTTTTACACTAACAAATGAAGATCGATGCAATCACATAACATTTGtgacaaaagaaaaaatctGCGTCAGTGATAAAAAAGACATCAGGTTGACTAACGCAACAGGTAACACTCTGCGGGATATTGAAGACATGTGTAGTCACGATTTTAAAGGTAATGGAATACATACAGTAAATAGACATGGTGAATTGATTTATATTGATGATAAGTATAACATCAATAAACtgtcaaaaaatatgaaaacagttACAACATTTATACAACGAACCGATGAAAAACTTTTTCCACAGTGTGTATATTGCTCTCCGCTCACTGGGGATCTTCTTGTCGTAGTTCTTATATTGAGTACAAATTCTGCTATGTTATCCGGTGTTAAACGATACAACCAGAGCGGACAACTGACACAAACAatacaacaaaacaacaaaaaaatggcACAATTTCAAAGACCGGAAtttataacagagaacaacaatggggatgttaTTGTGTCTGACGCGGTTGCGGTAGTTGTGACAGATCGTGAAGGAACACACCGTTTCTCATACACAGGACCTTCATCCGTTCGTCATCGGCTGATGCCAAACGGAATATGTACagacgcgctgtcacacatctTGGTGTGTTATGGAGGTGCACAGACAGTGCATATGATAGACAAAGACGGTTATTTCCTGTCCTATCTATTGAGAAGACCATCGGGAATATTTTATCCAAGTAGCAttagttatgatgtcaacactcaccgcATCTGGGTCGGATCAgagtacaacaacaaaatatgtgTCTTCAGATATATAACCAGAAAAGACGTACAAACTGGTAGGtttgattataaatatcatttgcCTCAACTTTGATAAACGATTTATACGTATCAATACTAACATTATTATTAATGTAGTTGTAATGTGATAAAATGATAATTCTACGCAGCAATGGTATGTGTCTCGGATCAAAAATACGGCTGAAAAACGATAATATTCTTTTAATCAACGAAGAAATACTTTGACCGGGggtattaaaattttcatatcgTATATTGACAACTATGTCAAACATAATacttgatgcatttttgtgacgtcatgtTTAATTCGTTGTCACGTGCATGCGTTTCCTAACATTGCATATTGCCTGATTCAATCGCATTGGCACACGTGATTAATGGCTTTAAAtcggaaatatttttgtagaaaaatcctttgttatgTCATAAACTTTGAAGATCTTGCTTGGGCTTcaaatagatattttgttgattaaagatattgttaaaacatttcgccaaatgataaaaaaaggcattttttttttactaattaaaaGCGATGTACATAAAATTTGGGTAAAACCGTAGGTTTCCAAAGCACAATTCACTTTGGCACCCGTATTCTCAACCCATTTTACCTAAAATGTTCAAAAACTGTATTGATCTTCCACCTGCAaaaaactgttttgtttacatgtattagaattcctttattcagttgtttacacatAACAGGGGAAGTAGCCAAACCATTTGTAG encodes:
- the LOC128173105 gene encoding uncharacterized protein LOC128173105, yielding MNAVSTQYRVRVCSNCPGDAEYLCESCPSDLCSQCSENHVNNLKTIDHNVTLRKKYHYILKHELCITHPGKDSINDCEPCEDPVGYCCKKHKSHQQIVVQNMIQTIRIETLFLRHMLLERIKTKMKDVPTHFSFYQSELLTKAQTLKNVIDYVLYDGLKHRCLKQKFKLRRHLARIQRYISRNEQSAISPVISIQSWKNYVIPEKHFSLHTNQFSMTALYNKKNVVDSLCKIYSKGRKLCIRNEHLLKLMPIPEFHQSFTLTNEDRCNHITFVTKEKICVSDKKDIRLTNATGNTLRDIEDMCSHDFKGNGIHTVNRHGELIYIDDKYNINKLSKNMKTVTTFIQRTDEKLFPQCVYCSPLTGDLLVVVLILSTNSAMLSGVKRYNQSGQLTQTIQQNNKKMAQFQRPEFITENNNGDVIVSDAVAVVVTDREGTHRFSYTGPSSVRHRLMPNGICTDALSHILVCYGGAQTVHMIDKDGYFLSYLLRRPSGIFYPSSISYDVNTHRIWVGSEYNNKICVFRYITRKDVQTDPNKSTNEVAEPINAVEIIDTCDNGTERKMKLIFQPKLIQSLEVKNMPVDHISFLASDRIWVTGTCTFLLMKTKDKPLHHQKNLHLEPFGFYSGRHAENDDNELFYIHNKNNNIYKLSKDKKSTLFIMKNSSWEYQCVYWSMITNDLLVGMYRKDKQTGLVSRYNKSGQRTQTIEQDSTGLELYCKPYYITENHNGDVVVSDVGLHTFGAIVVADHEGKHRFSYQPESVFQPLGICTNSMSHILVCDTLNRSIQLLHKDGQFLCYLEIEGHLLFFPYFSYDVLFNCLEVIPKDNDIFFKYRNMNSNEEPDLCMSRQ